The Trichoderma atroviride chromosome 5, complete sequence genome contains a region encoding:
- a CDS encoding uncharacterized protein (CAZy:GH11~SECRETED:SignalP(1-19)), which produces MVAFSSFLAALAGIASSLAAPVEERNIDLIERGPHNFVLGGHNDVRRSSINYNQDYTTGGDVVYTHSSTGFAVNWSNPQDFVVGVGWQPGGSSPIKFSGNFGVGSGVGLLSVYGWSTNPLVEYYIMEDNFGYPSQGTVKGSVTSDGSSYTIWENTRVNEPSIQGTATFNQYISIRNSKRSSGTVTVANHFNAWKSLGMNLGTLNYQVIAVEGWGGQGGVQQTVSN; this is translated from the exons ATGGTGGCAttctcatctttcttggCTGCCTTAGCCGGCATTGCTAGCTCCTTGGCTGCTCCCGTTGAGGAACGCAACATTGACTTGATTGAGCGTGGACCTCACAACTTTGTTCTTGGAGGACACAACGACGTTCGCCGCTCCTCCATCAACTACAACCAGGATTACACCACTGGTGGAGATGTTGTTTACACACATTCAAGCACTGGATTTGCCGTCAACTGGTCTAACCCCCAGGACTTCGTC GTTGGCGTTGGCTGGCAACCCGGTGGTTCAAG CCCCATCAAATTCAGCGGCAACTTTGGTGTCGGCAGCGGAGTGGGCCTGCTTTCAGTCTATGGCTGGAGCACCAACCCCCTTGTTGAGTACTACATCATGGAAGATAACTTTGGCTATCCTAGCCAAGGCACGGTGAAAGGTAGCGTCACCAGTGACGGGTCAAGCTACACGATTTGGGAGAATACTCGTGTCAATGAGCCTTCTATTCAGGGCACAGCGACCTTTAATCAGTACATCTCCATCCGAAACTCCAAGAGGTCCAGTGGCACAGTCACGGTTGCCAATCACTTCAATGCATGGAAGTCGCTTGGCATGAATTTAGGCACATTGAATTACCAGGTTATAGCTGTGGAAGGTTGGGGAGGCCAAGGCGGTGTGCAACAAACCGTCTCGAATTAG
- a CDS encoding uncharacterized protein (EggNog:ENOG41): MSTSYTISIENNRGANTNYATFMEPPEFTGGLQPFMNVWYTAFVPQGGSFELRTGMDFYAWTGTVPTAPVPGVVVTSGMSLLARLGNDSVPGSTFQKKVIQNFPVIEETSPSAVSGAYEIKTGQDFTMPNNTYLVGLAKVNNRGQVTPVASVAPRNDMSIQITPKMKFFITESQQISGEIVDYHAVTREGATIDFSSGEGKGKFYARVVQGADGRYTVTYYSDFDN; the protein is encoded by the exons ATGTCTACATCCTACACCATCTCCATTGAGAATAATCGCGGTGCAAATACCAACTATGCTACCTTCATGGAACCTCCTGAATTTACTGGTGGGCTACAGCCTTTCATGAACGTTTGGTATACAGCGTTTGTCCCCCAGGGTGGAAGTTTTGAACTCCGTACTGGCATGGACTTTTATGCAT GGACTGGCACTGTGCCTACTGCACCTGTTCCAGGAGTAGTTGTAACCAGCGGTATGAGCTTGCTGGCTCGCCTTGGCAATGATTCAGTGCCCGGAA GCACATTTCAGAAGAAAGTCATTCAGAACTTCCCCGTCATTGAAGAAACCAGTCCATCTGCCGTTTCAGGCGCTTATGAGATTAAGACCGGCCAAGATTTCACCATGCCCAATAACACATATCTCGTTGGTCTTGCAAAGGTCAATAATCGAGGGCAGGTTACTCCAGTTGCATCG GTTGCTCCAAGGAATGACATGAGCATCCAGATCACTCCGAAGATGAAGTTCTTTATCACCGAGAGCCAGCAGATTTCAGGTGAAATTGTTGATTACCATGCTGTTACTAGAGAGGGTGCTACCATTGATTTTAGTAGCGGCGAAGGAAAGGGGAAGTTTTATGCTCGCGTGGTTCAAGGTGCTGACGGTAGATACACCGTTACCTATTACAGCGACTTTGACAATTGA
- a CDS encoding uncharacterized protein (EggNog:ENOG41~SECRETED:SignalP(1-16)~antiSMASH:Cluster_5.6), producing the protein MPMLRTLLRVVAPGLAATDGGTPGQSRDINLKTIGSTGRRTHMKLTNAGESKNYDKDYHFQDREGSDDNESSRHIIHVTRKIEQDSVSDRGVMDDHYQVVVTSSDGQGVSYGGDRFH; encoded by the coding sequence ATGCCCATGCTGCGTACTCTCCTGCGTGTTGTCGCTCCCGGACTTGCTGCCACAGATGGCGGAACACCCGGTCAATCCCGCGACATCAACCTCAAGACGATTGGTTCCACTGGACGACGCACTCACATGAAGCTAACAAATGCTGGAGAGTCAAAAAACTATGACAAGGACTACCACTTCCAAGACCGGGAAGGAAGCGATGACAACGAGTCGAGCCGCCACATCATCCACGTTACTCGCAAGATCGAGCAGGACAGCGTTTCTGACCGGGGCGTCATGGATGACCACTACCAAGTCGTCGTCACAAGCAGCGACGGCCAGGGCGTAAGCTACGGCGGTGATAGATTTCACTAA
- a CDS encoding uncharacterized protein (BUSCO:EOG092D3B18), which yields MELLHNKRRLSFSSSPRSGTLANHSRNHASNPRSLNPATMGGLPADSFASSVPRTAVHPTGTPTPPPEAMSEPYHGYSFPHDRLKRRLTRANKTPLVLVSCGSFSPPTSLHMSMFSVAGSYVDHTGYELVGSYMSPCSDTYGKSSLVPAHHRINMCRLAIEQTNSNAMIDDWETLRRDEDGHPVYTRTADVLKRLDEQLNDVLGGIQTVDGTFVRARVMLLIGADLALTMSDPKVWAPADIDVLLGYYGAFIVERPALCDIREAIQPLKKYNDNIMVVPSFQNDVSSTKARAQIRNGEVAQDLPRSVYDYIKLHHLYQSAPPKERRSIDKTGKSDLDMVAPRLPVATHR from the exons ATGGAGTTGCTACATAACAAGCGTCGTCTCTCGTTCTCCTCGTCTCCTCGCTCCGGCACTCTCGCCAACCACTCCCGCAACCACGCCAGCAACCCTCGCTCTTTGAATCCGGCAACCATGGGTGGCCTCCCAGCAGACAGTTTCGCCTCGTCGGTTCCGCGCACAGCGGTTCACCCGACCGGCACGCCGACGCCTCCTCCCGAGGCCATGTCCGAGCCGTATCATGGATATTCGTTTCCCCACGACAGGCTGAAGCGCCGCCTGACACGGGCGAACAAGACGCCGCTGGTCCTTGTCTCGTGCGGCAGCTTTTCGCCGCCAACCTCGCTGCACATGTCCATGTTTTCGGTTGCCGGGAGTTATGTAGACCACACCGGCTATGAACTGGTCGGCAGCTACATGAGCCCGTGCAGCGATACGTACGGCAAGAGTTCGCTGGTCCCGGCGCACCATCGCATCAACAT GTGCCGACTTGCTATTGAGCAAACCAACAGCAACGCCATGATCGACGACTGGGAGACTTTGCGCCGGGATGAAGACGGCCATCCCGTCTACACCCGCACCGCCGACGTCCTCAAGAGACTCGACGAGCAGCTAAACGATGTCCTCGGCGGCATCCAGACCGTTGATGGCACGTTTGTAAGAGCTCGAGTGATGCTGCTGATCGGCGCCGACTTGGCCCTCACCATGAGCGACCCCAAGGTGTGGGCGCCCGCCGACATTGACGTGCTCTTGGGCTACTATGGCGCCTTTATTGTCGAGAGGCCTGCCCTCTGCGATATCCGGGAGGCCATCCAGCCGCTGAAGAAATACAACGACAACATCATGGTGGTGCCGTCCTTCCAGAACGACGTCTCGTCGACCAAGGCCCGCGCCCAGATCCGCAACGGCGAAGTCGCACAGGACCTCCCTCGATCAGTGTACGATTACATCAAGCTGCATCACTTGTACCAGAGTGCGCCGCCCAAGGAGAGGCGTTCCATTGACAAGACGGGAAAATCCGATCTGGACATGGTAGCACCGCGTTTGCCTGTCGCAACGCACAGGTGA
- a CDS encoding uncharacterized protein (EggNog:ENOG41) translates to MKLYIAYDTCSRAAQLVANELGIEHELVHFDVFGKSTSNGEDFAHINPLLYVPVLQLDNEDRDILSETIIVCSYFADQRPKSGMLPPPGTLQRAKADQFLVQLATEIAQKHIPLMRKLMTEQGVRFNSDKLLRAYQLLEDQLADGRSYLFGENLAVADAYVWGTLWNSRSGVDISHLKKLATWKLRIDARPAAIQTLREEAEILAIHKAQIEARRA, encoded by the coding sequence ATGAAGCTGTATATTGCCTACGATACCTGTTCGCGAGCTGCTCAGCTCGTTGCCAACGAGCTTGGAATTGAACATGAGCTGGTTCACTTTGACGTCTTTGGCAAGAGTACATCCAACGGGGAAGACTTTGCTCATATCAACCCTCTACTTTACGTACCTGTTCTGCAACTTGACAACGAAGATCGCGACATATTATCTGAAACAATCATCGTGTGTTCATATTTTGCCGATCAGCGCCCAAAATCCGGCATGCTCCCGCCACCCGGTACTCTGCAGCGCGCAAAAGCCGACCAGTTCCTTGTTCAACTCGCAACTGAGATCGCGCAGAAGCACATACCGCTCATGCGCAAACTGATGACCGAGCAAGGCGTCCGGTTCAACTCGGACAAGCTCCTAAGAGCATACCAACTCTTGGAAGACCAACTCGCAGACGGTCGCTCTTATTTATTTGGCGAAAATCTCGCCGTGGCCGATGCATATGTATGGGGCACTCTCTGGAACAGTCGCTCTGGCGTGGACATTAGCCATCTCAAAAAACTGGCTACGTGGAAACTGCGTATTGACGCTCGTCCCGCTGCTATTCAGACGCTCAGGGAAGAAGCCGAGATTTTGGCGATTCATAAGGCTCAAATTGAGGCCCGCCGCGCTTAA
- a CDS encoding uncharacterized protein (EggNog:ENOG41) gives MSKATSSSHEASGMNRDNLWFSWKAVLACVLLAALASFQLNKTLSFQPLSLRSINNKDQPLPLQSTNNKETSSGLRRLLGAHVVTRPNPEVIGSNQDKTAHSSIQLLRAASRSWTVFPEDAEDVRTNKPIGPESRKVLHDSFADVDQNPQSEVIPYGGGLIEGIIRAFQQDLHLVIRPDDIWLAITTQLSFYINAHAEELRHLFVTHKGQKQLIVDLTPQTMENLDMAYAAVLFSQLIQGNVIDPELASWMLPNFTTSTSNDVSVAAMVMMATTKAYFEYIILVGCGFPSVTLLGEREDWVSLLERLPKLAEFGDEPKEWSKLLIKVVEKND, from the coding sequence ATGTCAAAGGCCACTTCTAGTTCTCACGAAGCAAGCGGGATGAACCGCGACAACTTGTGGTTCAGCTGGAAGGCTGTACTGGCTTGTGTCTTACTTGCAGCATTAGCAAGCTTCCAACTCAACAAAACACTTTCATTTCAACCTCTGTCTCTTCGATCCATCAATAATAAAGaccagcctctgcctcttcaatCTACCAACAATAAAGAGACATCAAGCGGCTTAAGAAGACTATTGGGCGCGCATGTGGTCACCAGACCAAACCCAGAAGTCATCGGTTCGAATCAAGATAAAACAGCACACTCATCTATTCAGCTTCTTCGGGCCGCGTCGCGGTCTTGGACAGTCTTTCCAGAGGATGCCGAAGATGTGCGCACAAACAAGCCAATAGGCCCTGAATCAAGAAAAGTTCTGCACGACTCCTTCGCCGATGTTGATCAAAATCCTCAAAGCGAAGTGATCCCCTACGGCGGTGGTCTGATTGAAGGGATCATCCGCGCCTTCCAGCAAGATCTTCACCTCGTAATTCGTCCTGATGATATATGGCTAGCTATTACGACTCAGCTCAGCTTCTATATCAATGCCCACGCTGAGGAGCTGAGACACCTTTTTGTCACACATAAAGGCCAGAAACAGCTAATAGTCGACCTAACGCCACAAACTATGGAAAACTTGGACATGGCATACGCTGCAGTTTTGTTTTCCCAATTGATACAAGGAAATGTGATCGATCCAGAGCTTGCAAGCTGGATGCTCCCGAATTTCACTACTAGCACTAGCAACGATGTCAGTGTAGCCGCAATGGTTATGATGGCAACTACAAAAGCATATTTCGAATATATTATTCTAGTGGGCTGTGGCTTTCCAAGCGTTACGCTCCtcggcgagagagaagattGGGTCAGTCTCCTCGAGAGATTGCCAAAGCTTGCTGAATTTGGCGATGAACCTAAGGAATGGAGCAAACTACTCATCAAAGTGGTCGAAAAAAATGATTGA
- a CDS encoding uncharacterized protein (EggNog:ENOG41~antiSMASH:Cluster_5.6), with translation MAIPETSLSTIREVLSHFVSEVTGGYKIDEKALSLTPIDKLRAAVVSELQQSSLKDHLDYLNSKDQFTMACYVAADFTSSHPLDYQVMVAQLTIFFFHAEDILEEKPEVLRQLQLNVASGKPCGDPVLDWYARELVPRLWKHFDPLVANMITIACYDFINGIGIESLTKDVEIQPQAVAFPDWLRFKTGLSPMYALLALARPSDPKLPTGGLDKYVQVIPDVIVFTNIVNDVISFYKELLAEEKGNYIDMRAQRENITVLEALSTLAEEGIRVRERVLKVLDDEPEYRANFDTYAKGITHFHTSSPRYRMMGLFERE, from the exons ATGGCTATTCCCGAG ACATCCCTCTCCACCATCCGTGAAGTCCTTTCACATTTCGTCTCCGAGGTGACCGGAGGCTACAAGATCGATGAAAAGGCTCTTAGCTTAACACCCATTGACAAGCTGCGTGCTGCAGTTGTCtcagagctgcagcagtcCAGCCTCAAAGACCACTTGGACTACCTAAATTCAAAAGACCAGTTCACCATGGCGTGCTATGTAGCAGCTGACTTTACGTCATCTCACCCCCTCGACTACCAGGTCATGGTTGCCCAGCttaccatcttcttcttccacgccgAGGACATTCTTGAAGAGAAGCCCGAAGTCCTTCGCCAACTGCAGCTCAACGTAGCCTCCGGCAAGCCATGCGGTGACCCAGTCCTCGACTGGTACGCCCGTGAGCTTGTGCCCCGTCTGTGGAAGCACTTTGACCCCCTTGTTGCCAACATGATTACCATTGCCTGCTATGACTTTATCAACGGCATTGGAATCGAGTCCCTGACCAAGGACGTTGAAATCCAACCCCAGGCAGTGGCTTTCCCTGATTGGCTGCGTTTCAAAACGGGGCTTTCCCCAATGTATGCGCTGTTGGCTCTAGCACGGCCCTCAGATCCGAAATTGCCTACTGGTGGACTGGACAAGTACGTCCAGGTCATCCCTGATGTTATCGTCTTCACCAACATTGTCAACGATGTCATTTCCTTCTACAAGGAGCTCCTGGCAGAGGAGAAGGGCAACTACATTGACATGCGCGCCCAGAGAGAAAACATCACTGTCCTGGAGGCATTGAGCACCCTTGCTGAAGAGGGCATCCGAGTTCGTGAGCGTGTCCTCAAGGTTCTTGATGATGAGCCCGAGTACCGAGCCAACTTTGATACTTACGCCAAGGGCATCACCCACTTCCACACCTCATCTCCGCGTTACCGCATGATGGGACTGTTTGAGAGGGAGTAG
- a CDS encoding uncharacterized protein (EggNog:ENOG41~antiSMASH:Cluster_5.6) has protein sequence MSGNATSEQLPAVPSDITAEWLGAKLGQKIKSIENTHNIWGTGSKLFYTITYEDESSSKPRPSHVCIKGVFDPKMIEDQPWTVSLAQRESDFFSKIAPGLENMLFPKGWWSGQSEKQGIAIMDDLTKDGVAFPPEVASYSVDQVMNGVQQLAGLHAKYWGKSQDDHPWIWNNYDPAMKFMCTPWDDVVRQPGRPQLPEYLMDGTRCNEALDRYYAERNPRFRTLLHGDTHMGNVYVTSDGRIGFLDWSAFHFGSCFHDVVYHMTAMLTVEDRRAHEMKILDHYLETLHRLGGPKFDRHNDPEVMTEYKRSFMTNVIWIICPETLQSRERIAVLCERTVAAYNDHKVIDVILDAPKPAAAA, from the exons ATGTCCGGCAACGCCACAAGCGAGCAGCTCCCGGCTGTCCCCTCAGACATTACTGCCGAATGGCTTGGCGCCAAGCTCGGCCAGAAGATCAAGTCCATTGAAAACACCCACAACATCTGGGGAACCGGCAGCAAGCTGTTCTACACCATCACGTACGAGgatgagagcagcagcaagccgaGACCGTCCCACGTCTGCATCAAGGGCGTCTTCGACCCCAAGATGATTGAGGACCAGCCGTGGACCGTCAGTCTGGCACAGCGAGAGTccgacttcttctcaaagaTTGCCCCTGGTCTGGAGAACATGCTGTTCCCCAAGGGCTGGTGGAGCGGCCAGAGCGAGAAGCAGGgaatcgccatcatggacgaCCTGACCAAGGACGGCGTCGCATTCCCCCCCGAGGTCGCCTCATACTCGGTCGACCAGGTCATGAACGGtgtccagcagctggctggcctgcACGCAAAGTACTGGGGCAAGAGTCAAGACGACCACCCTT GGATCTGGAACAACTACGACCCGGCAATGAAGTTCATGTGCACGCCGTGGGACGATGTGGTGCGACAGCCAGGCCGGCCCCAGCTGCCCGAGTACCTCATGGACGGTACGCGGTGCAACGAGGCCCTGGATCGCTACTACGCCGAGCGAAACCCGCGGTTCCGGACGCTGCTGCACGGCGACACGCACATGGGCAACGTGTACGTGACATCCGACGGCCGCATCGGGTTCCTGGACTGGTCGGCCTTCCACTTCGGCTCGTGCTTCCACGACGTCGTCTACCACATGACGGCGATGCTGACTGTCGAGGACCGCCGCGCCCACGAGATGAAGATCCTGGACCACTACCTCGAGACGCTGCACCGCCTCGGTGGACCCAAGTTCGACCGCCACAACGACCCGGAGGTCATGACCGAGTACAAGCGCTCCTTCATGACCAACGTGATCTGGATCATCTGCCCCGAGACGCTGCAGAGCAGAGAGCGCATTGCCGTGCTGTGTGAGCGCACCGTGGCCGCCTACAACGACCACAAGGTCATTGATGTGATCCTGGACGCGCCCAagccggctgctgctgcctga
- a CDS encoding uncharacterized protein (TransMembrane:11 (i150-169o175-198i219-243o263-285i297-318o338-362i374-397o417-436i457-473o479-497i509-533o)~antiSMASH:Cluster_5.6), translating into MTMAKESYGETTFGDDDRGLLGGGDGETERGDLSIITSVLKTPRPDFEIESKTPRTPGRVQFDLTPRILNFSDGPLHGRPSTSSFSSDDRFDFDDGATSINDSHRVPLLTEIEAPSITVAREWDDAGQDGDEESAATAELRRPKSGLQSAFMNMANSIIGAGIIGQPYAMRQAGLLAGTVLLIALTAVVDWTICLIVINSKLSGTSSFQGTVEHCFGRPGLIAISVAQWVFAFGGMVAFGVIVGDTIPHVLTAIWTDLGSVPVLGLLTNRRVAIAVFCMGISYPLTLYRDIAKLAKASTLALVGMLVIVVTVLVQGVLVPSADRGSFSTPLLTINSGIFQAIGVISFAFVCHHNSLLIYGSLKTPTIDNFSRVTHYSTVVSMLACLIMALGGFLTFGDKTMGNVLNNFSSDNSMVNVARLCFGLNMLTTLPLEAFVCREVMITYFYPNEPFDLRRHLIISTALVMGATTLSMLTCDLGIVFELVGATSAVAMAYILPPMCYIKLTTRSWRTYVAGAIVVFGVAVMVISVIQAIDKLINGSETTAQCT; encoded by the exons ATGACCATGGCCAAGGAAAGCTACGGCGAGACCACctttggcgacgacgaccgcggcctgctgggcggcggcgacggcgagacgGAGCGCGGCGacctctccatcatcacgAGCGTGCTCAAGACGCCGCGGCCCGACTTTGAGATCGAATCCAAGACGCCGCGGACGCCCGGCCGGGTGCAGTTCGACCTGACGCCGCGCATCCTCAACTTCAGCGACGGGCCCCTCCACGGCCGGCCCTCGACGTCGTCCTTCTCGTCCGACGACCGCttcgactttgacgatggCGCCACCTCCATCAACGACTCCCACCGCGTGCCGCTGCTCACCGAGATCGAGGCGCCCAGCATCACCGTCGCTCGAGAATGGGACGACGCGGGCCAAGACGGCGATGAGGAGAGCGCCGCGACGGCAGAGCTGCGGCGCCCCAAGTCCGGGCTCCAGTCGGCCTTTATGAACATGGCCAActccatcatcggcgccggcaTCATCGGCCAGCCATATGCAATGCGGCAGGCGGGCCTGCTGGCGGGCACGGTGCTGCTCATTGCGCTGACGGCCGTGGTGGACTGGACCATCTGCCTGATTgtcatcaacagcaagctGAGCGGCACGAGCAGCTTCCAGGGCACCGTCGAGCACTGCTTCGGCCGGCCCGGCCTGATTGCCATCAGCGTCGCGCAGTGGGTGTTTGCCTTTGGCGGCATGGTGGCCTTTGGCGTCATTGTGGGCGACACGATTCCGCATGTCTTGACGGCGATATGGACCGACTTGGGGAGCGTGCCGGTGCTGGGGCTGTTGACCAACAGAAgagttgccattgccgtgtTTTGCATGGGAATCAGCTACCCATTGACTTTATACAGGGACATTGCAAAG TTGGCCAAGGCGAGTACATTGGCTCTCGTCGGCATGCTGGTCATTGTCGTTACGGTGCTGGTGCAAGGCGTGCTTGTTCCGTCTGCAGACCGCGGCTCCTTTAGCACGCCGCTGTTGACAATCAACAGCGGCATCTTTCAAGCCATTGGCGTGATATCATTTG CATTTGTCTGCCACCACAACTCCCTCCTCATCTACGGCTCCCTCAAGACACCCACAATCGACAACTTCTCCCGCGTCACGCACTACTCCACCGTCGTCTCCATGCTCGCATGTCTGATCATGGCCCTCGGCGGCTTCCTCACCTTTGGCGACAAGACAATGGGCAACGTGCTCAACAACTTTTCCTCGGACAACTCCATGGTCAACGTCGCACGGCTGTGCTTTGGACTCAACATGCTGACGACTCTGCCTCTGGAAGCATTCGTCTGTCGCGAGGTCATGATTACCTACTTTTATCCCAACGAGCCGTTTGACCTGCGACggcatctcatcatcagcacaGCTCTGGTCATGGGCGCCACGACTCTGAGCATGCTGACGTGCGATTTGGGCATCGTCTTTGAGCTCGTGGGCGCAACCAGCGCCGTGGCCATGGCGTACATCTTGCCGCCCATGTGCTACATCAAGCTGACAACGAGGAGTTGGCGCACATATGTGGCTGGCGCAATAGTGGTGTTTGGAGTTGCCGTCATGGTGATCAGCGTGATTCAAGCAATAGATAAATTGATTAATG GCTCAGAGACTACAGCGCAATGCACGTAG
- a CDS encoding uncharacterized protein (EggNog:ENOG41~TransMembrane:4 (o20-43i55-79o99-121i133-150o)~antiSMASH:Cluster_5.6) — MAKDLTTTVFEPIQPEGLALALMVTTIVFTILSTLVVGLRFYARISLGLFSIEDWLMLAGWLINLGHNAAVIVLSYSGIGSPDDVITVGMQFHMGLWTIIWQFLYVLDGALIKSSIIWTLLRLAKGLNKNYTRILWVLFGFAWITWQISWPVAIFQCKPVAAAWGEPGDCTSGQTVILNVSYFVSAANIFTDISTSLVPAFLLRHVQIPPEIEAGHHWYSVAGCSRICSNHHPYYLHLGLHYASQQIFPDWQDCLVDRARV, encoded by the exons atggcgaagGATCTGACGACGACCGTGTTCGAACCCATCCAGCCCGAGGGCCTGGCGCTCGCTTTGATGGTGACGACGATTGTGTTTACTATTTTATCTACACTTGTAGTGGGCCTACGTTTTTATGCTCGCATTTCGCTTGGCTTGTTCTCCATTGAGGACTGGTTGATGCTTGCTGGATGG CTTATCAACCTTGGCCACAACGCTGCAGTCATTGTTCTCTCATATAGTGGCATTGGATCGCCCGACGATGTCATCACGGTCGGCATGCAGTTCCACATGGGACTGTGGACAATCATCTGGCAGTTCCTCTATGTGCTGGACGGCGCTCTCATCAAGTCTAGCATTATCTGGACGCTGCTCCGACTCGCCAAGGGCCTGAACAAGAACTACACGCGCATTCTATGGGTTCTGTTTGGCTTTGCCTGGATCACATGGCAAATCTCGTGGCCAGTCGCAATCTTCCAGTGCAAGCCGGTCGCCGCCGCATGGGGTGAGCCGGGAGACTGTACCTCTGGTCAGACAGTCATCTTGAACGTGTCATACTTTGTTTCCGCCGCCAACATCTTCACCGATATCTCTACCTCGCTTGTGCCCGCCTTCTTGCTTCGCCACGTCCAGATCCCCCCCGAGATTGAAGCTGGTCACCATTGGTATTCTGTCGCTGGGTGTTCTCGCATCTGTAGCAACCACCATCCGTATTACTTACACTTGGGCCTACACTACGCCTCACAACAGATATT TCCAGATTGGCAAGATTGTCTTGTTGACCGTGCTCGAGTGTGA
- a CDS encoding uncharacterized protein (EggNog:ENOG41) → MACGRSRGRCRGQKRKRSPVQQPSKVGWSDLPTELREMILGALEDLLHGGKAASYALVFKEWNRILEPYIFKRLKLSLDRMEKFRDIVTDRRRLFVQFIWFRFKRCPCSSMSTIDVDSRNDHIKFAYTIYCLFQWLSEWELRQVGQPGIVLELSAFSGFDTPDSMKDTVPKQLQNVDVTEDSDTLNAMYEKLPVRQVRGLPREEVIHRRMLRSFYVPGKAPGVLEAPFPTVKLITDLTVRRQMHSSFFGRHMGRLVKALPRLEFITFQPSSDGFLQEGWHGWSEDENAQPIQDILNAMPSSIRRLQVLEDDVSLYNRNNILPRRGPDRHDLGRLAADISQDKEPEALAMSFIIDALDFFTDFVTPQITRPPDKSSDGPNLLRSC, encoded by the coding sequence ATGGCGTGCGGGAGAAGTCGAGGAAGATGTCGAGGCCAAAAGCGCAAACGAAGTCCGGTACAGCAGCCGTCAAAAGTCGGCTGGTCAGATCTGCCTACAGAATTGAGAGAGATGATATTGGGGGCTTTAGAGGACTTGTTACATGGTGGGAAAGCAGCCTCGTATGCCTTGGTCTTCAAGGAATGGAACCGAATTCTTGAGCCTTACATCTTCAAGCGCCTCAAGCTATCGCTAGATCGTATGGAAAAGTTTAGGGATATTGTTACCGACCGACGTCGACTATTCGTTCAGTTTATATGGTTCCGGTTCAAGAGGTGTCCCTGCTCTAGCATGAGCACGATAGACGTTGACTCCCGAAATGACCACATCAAATTCGCATACACAATTTATTGTTTATTTCAGTGGCTTTCGGAATGGGAATTAAGACAAGTAGGCCAGCCAGGCATTGTTTTAGAGCTGAGCGCCTTCTCGGGCTTTGATACTCCCGATTCCATGAAAGATACCGTACCAAAACAATTACAAAATGTTGACGTTACAGAGGATAGCGATACGCTAAATGCCATGTACGAAAAATTGCCCGTCCGCCAAGTACGTGGATTGCCCAGAGAAGAGGTAATCCATCGAAGGATGTTGAGAAGCTTCTACGTTCCTGGTAAGGCTCCAGGCGTACTAGAAGCGCCATTTCCTACGGTCAAATTGATCACAGACCTTACAGTACGTCGACAGATgcacagcagcttctttggaCGACACATGGGACGTTTGGTCAAAGCACTACCCAGGCTTGAGTTCATTACATTCCAGCCATCAAGCGATGGTTTTCTGCAGGAGGGATGGCACGGGTGGTCAGAAGACGAGAATGCCCAACCTATACAAGACATTCTAAACGCGATGCCATCTTCGATTAGGCGCCTGCAAGTGCTTGAAGATGACGTGTCATTATATAATCGCAACAACATACTACCAAGAAGAGGGCCCGACCGCCATGATCTGGGTCGACTGGCGGCAGACATCAGCCAAGACAAGGAGCCAGAGGCGCTAGCAATGTCCTTCATCATCGACGCCCTGGACTTTTTCACAGATTTTGTGACACCCCAGATAACTCGGCCTCCAGATAAAAGCTCGGATGGGCCAAACTTACTTCGCTCATGTTGA